A window from Penicillium oxalicum strain HP7-1 chromosome VIII, whole genome shotgun sequence encodes these proteins:
- a CDS encoding Rho-type GTPase-activating protein 1 yields MSSGGLPASLVAGKPTPTINTSGYGNNFQKNTPTSPEDNLIPFDSPSARVAGNNSPLTPDDRSPRGLEPEQQSLRDRSNVRDRSRANGRGHTKSPGSSRLCQKCHEPLTGQFVRALGGTFHLECFKCEDCGEIVASKFFPVDSEDGSCQFPLCETDYFRRLNLLCHECGGALRGSYITALDRKYHIEHFTCSVCPTVFGAQDSYYEHEGQVYCHFHYSTQFAQRCHGCHTAILKQFVEIFRNGQNQHWHPECYMIHKFWNVRLSPTGQTWEPPPVDTDATPEERENIRKEEDAMEEKVYNIWSTLSSFEESSAACISDMLLHVSNGAYLNGVIVAKRFIVHVEILFVAVDELAEFIKSHGVKELSYGREAKLLCKKIVAFFALLSKTQETGVRKLGVTQELLSLVTGLAHYLKLLIRIGLQGALKLEREKSASDGLHNFLSHLADQDTIMLAEEEHATADLDAGVEGLADQLSDCCAMCKEPIDDECIRHGEHRWHTKPPHLSCSSCEKDLTVDLSDALWNESLHFAYCSECATHHNFGGDVQDGFVRVTKLQQYVFLLRVALARLLEVLRAGGTLPASTEHMPSEGYELEDGYPEQYGGTQSRGAQRGGLEESSLEQTVGEMRRLRSLRNERTLSTTYKKARASRIIDGPEGRSVRPGSSGNDGSDPRGPDFQIVEERDANGDTVKDLTFGAQDALTLDDIPRIVAAEQAKEQRPNAYRHAGTKLVGTMDGMPTYKPGHAREMSRNQLDALADSAARSKRYFSELTALEYFIVRHVAVLSMEPLLEGQFTMEELLSLIESRKPTIWNIFGRAFKDEKKKGKKKGVFGVSLDYLVEKEGAESGHGVGPGALRIPALVDDAISAMRQMDMSVEGVFRKNGNIRRLKELAELIDTKYDQVDMSKEGPVQIAALLKKFLREMPDPLMTFKLHRLFVASQKLSDPEKQKRVLHLACCLLPKAHRDTMEVLFTFLNWTSSFSHIDEESGSKMDIHNLATVMTPNILYPNTKNGTVDESFLAIEAVNSLITFNDTMCEIPEDLQAVLSDTTLFKENSEVTTKDILKRYGDIARGSLSSKPDNGFDAFTINNHRNQSTPTAARIETDPSQDTAWQMQSSVRHVAGPGGHSQSGNAQPQAGFDFAPPPAAYHRDRSHSNGSQSHPDGQHPSHPQQGLPYRPRPGPGAMGVTG; encoded by the exons ATGTCCTCTGGCGGGCTGCCAGCTAGCCTAGTCGCGGGTAAACCGACTCCCACGATCAACACTTCTGGCTATGGAAACAACTTTCAGAAGAACACACCGACTTCCCCCGAAGACAATTTGATTCCCTTCGACTCCCCATCTGCTCGTGTTGCGGGCAACAACAGCCCATTGACCCCCGATGATCGCTCGCCGCGAGGCCTTGAGCCTGAGCAACAATCCCTGCGTGACCGATCGAATGTCAGGGATCGGTCACGAGCAAACGGACGAGGCCACACCAAGTCTCCCGGCTCGTCTCGTCTCTGTCAGAAATGTCATGAACCCTTGACCGGGCAATTTGTGCGCGCCTTAGGTGGTACTTTCCATCTGGAGTGTTTCAAGTGCGAG GACTGCGGGGAAATCGTCGCATCCAAGTTCTTTCCTGTCGACTCTGAGGATGGCTCTTGCCAATTTCCACTCTGTGAAACAGATTACTTCCGGCGACTGAACCTCCTGTGCCACGAGTGTGGCGGAGCTCTGCGCGGGTCGTATATCACAGCACTGGACCGTAAATACCATATCGAGCACTTTACCTGTTCTGTGTGTCCCACGGTGTTTGGAGCTCAGGACTCCTACTACGAGCACGAAGGGCAGGTCTACTGTCATTTCCATTACTCGACTCAGTTCGCCCAGCGCTGCCATGGATGCCACACCGCCATCTTGAAGCAGTTTGTGGAGATCTTCCGTAATGGACAAAACCAGCACTGGCACCCAGAATGTTATATGATTCACAAATTCTGGAATGTGCGACTGTCACCAACGGGTCAAACGTGGGAGCCGCCGCCAGTTGACACTGACGCAACCCCCGAAGAGCGTGAAAACATCCGCAAAGAGGAGGATGCTATGGAAGAAAAGGTGTACAACATTTGGAGCACTCTCTCGTCATTTGAGGAATCCTCCGCCGCATGCATCTCCGATATGCTTCTTCACGTGAGTAATGGCGCCTATCTCAATGGAGTGATTGTCGCCAAGCGCTTCATCGTTCACGTTGAGATACTCTTCGTCGCTGTCGATGAGCTGGCAGAGTTTATCAAATCCCACGGGGTCAAGG AATTATCATATGGGCGAGAGGCGAAGTTGCTATGCAAAAAGATCGTCGCGTTCTTTGCCCTGCTTTCCAAGACGCAAGAGACCGGAGTGCGCAAACTGGGTGTGACCCAGGAGCTGCTGTCACTGGTGACGGGGTTGGCTCATTATCTCAAACTACTGATCCGTATCGGCCTCCAAGGTGCTCTCAAGCTGGAGCGAGAGAAGTCTGCTTCGGACGGTCTGCACAACTTCCTGAGTCATCTTGCCGACCAGGACACCATCATGCTGGCAGAGGAGGAGCATGCCACGGCGGATTTGGATGCTGGTGTGGAGGGTCTCGCAGACCAACTTTCCGATTGCTGCGCCATGTGCAAGGAGCCCATTGACGATGAGTGTATCCGCCACGGGGAACATCGCTGGCACACGAAACCCCCCCATTTATCATGCTCCTCGTGTGAGAAGGATTTGACAGTTGATCTGTCAGACGCGCTCTGGAATGAAAGCCTGCATTTCGCCTACTGTTCAGAGTGTGCGACCCACCATAACTTTGGTGGAGATGTGCAAGACGGATTCGTGCGGGTAACCAAATTACAGCAATATGTTTTCCTTCTAAGAGTGGCCCTGGCTCGGCTTCTAGAAGTTCTCCGTGCTGGAGGCACGTTACCCGCATCTACTG AGCACATGCCTTCCGAGGGTTATGAGTTGGAGGATGGATATCCCGAGCAATATGGGGGCACACAGTCCCGCGGCGCTCAGCGTGGTGGACTTGAGGAATCATCTCTCGAGCAGACCGTCGGGGAAATGCGCCGTCTTCGCTCCCTCCGGAACGAACGTACCCTGTCCACGACGTACAAAAAGGCTCGCGCATCTCGGATCATCGATGGGCCTGAGGGTCGCAGTGTCCGACCAGGGTCCTCGGGAAATGATGGCAGTGATCCTCGTGGTCCGGATTTCCAGATTGTCGAGGAGCGAGACGCCAATGGCGACACCGTCAAGGATCTGACCTTTGGCGCCCAGGATGCGTTGACTTTGGATGACATCCCACGCATCGTTGCGGCAGAGCAAGCCAAAGAGCAGCGACCCAACGCTTACCGACATGCGGGCACGAAGCTTGTGGGGACCATGGATGGCATGCCCACCTATAAGCCTGGTCACGCCCGTGAAATGTCCAGGAACCAGTTGGACGCGCTTGCGGACTCGGCTGCTCGAAGCAAGCGCTATTTCTCTGAACTCACGGCATTAGAATACTTCATTGTGCGCCATGTGGCAGTTTTGTCCATGGAGCCACTTCTGGAGGGACAATTTACCATGGAGGAATTACTCTCCCTCATCGAGTCCCGAAAACCCACCATCTGGAATATCTTTGGACGGGCcttcaaggatgagaagaaaaagggtaaGAAGAAGGGCGTGTTTGGAGTGTCTCTTGATTATTTGGTTGAGAAGGAAGGCGCCGAGTCTGGCCATGGTGTTGGACCGGGTGCCTTGAGGATCCCCGCCCTTGTGGATGACGCTATATCGGCAATGCGACAAATGGACATGTCGGTTGAAGGAGTGTTCCGCAAGAATGGCAACATTCGAAGGCTCAAAGAATTGGCCGAGTTGATCGATACAAAGTACGATCAGGTGGACATGTCCAAAGAGGGTCCTGTCCAAATCGCCGCGCTGTTGAAGAAATTCCTCCGCGAGATGCCTGACCCGTTGATGACTTTCAAGCTTCATCGACTGTTTGTTGCGTCCCAAA AATTGTCCGATCCggagaagcaaaagagagTCTTGCACCTCGCCTGCTGTCTTCTTCCCAAAGCTCACCGCGATACGATGGAGGTCTTGTTTACGTTCCTGAACTGGACCTCGTCGTTTTCGCACATTGATGAAGAATCGGGCAGCAAGATGGACATTCATAACCTCGCCACAGTCATGACCCCAAACATTCTCTATCCTAATACGAAAAATGGCACAGTGGATGAAAGTTTCTTGGCCATTGAGGCGGTCAACTCGCTCATCACGTTCAATGACACCATGTGTGAG ATCCCGGAGGATCTGCAGGCCGTCTTGAGCGATACCACGCTATTCAAAGAAAACTCCGAAGTCACCACGAAGGACATCTTGAAACGTTACGGTGACATTGCTAGAGGCAGTCTGTCATCGAAACCTGACAATGGGTTTGACGCGTTCACAATCAACAATCATCGCAACCAAAGCACCCCGACCGCCGCTCGAATTGAGACTGATCCGTCTCAGGACACTGCCTGGCAAATGCAGAGTTCTGTGCGCCACGTCGCTGGGCCCGGTGGTCACTCGCAGTCGGGCAATGCTCAGCCCCAGGCTGGGTTTGACTTTGCGCCCCCACCAGCCGCTTATCATCGTGACCGAAGCCATAGCAACGGCAGTCAGAGTCACCCTGATGGACAACATCCATCGCATCCTCAACAAGGTTTACCCTACCGTCCACGGCCCGGGCCAGGCGCCATGGGTGTCACGGGTTAG
- a CDS encoding 26S proteasome non-ATPase regulatory subunit: MSLEATMIIVDNSESSRNGDYTSTRWQAQVDAVSIVHSVKMRAHPQSAVGLMSMGGKGPEVLSTFTTDFGGILAGLHKTKIHGTSHLSSSIQVAALALKHRSEKSQRQRIIVFSCSPIEEDEKTLVKLAKKMKKNNVSIDVVAFGDLESDQTKKLEAFVDNVTSGDNSYLAIIPPGPHLLSEELQNTPILAGESATTGGVGGGGGGEDAGFNFEDAAENDPELAFALRLSLEEEKNRQEKEKREREAAEGKTELGNIPEEGQGESSNAQDKKDEDKMDTA; encoded by the exons ATGTCGCTCGAGGCTACAATGATCAT TGTCGACAATAGCGAAAGCAGTCGCAACGGAGATTACAC GTCAACCCGCTGGCAAGCTCAAGTTGATGCTGTCAGCATCGTTCACAGTGTCAAGATGCGGGCACACCCGCAATCCGCCGTGGGACTGATGAGCATGGGCGGCAAGGGTCCCGAGGTTCTATCTACTTTTACGACAGACTTTGGTGGCATCCTGGCCGGTCTACACAAAACCAAGATTCACGGAACATCGCATTTGAGCTCCAGCATCCAAGTTGCCGCT TTAGCCCTTAAGCATCGCTCCGAGAAGTCTCAGCGACAACGGatcatcgtcttctcctgctcACCCattgaagaggatgagaagaccCTGGTGAAGCtcgccaagaagatgaagaagaacaacgTGTCAATCGACGTGGTGGcatttggtgatttggaatCCGACCAgaccaagaagctggaggcCTTCGTGGACAACGTAACGAGCGGTGATAATTCCTATCTGGCCATCATCCCCCCGGGGCCTCATTTGCTTAGCGAGGAGCTCCAGAACACCCCAATCCTGGCTGGCGAGAGTGCCACCACCGGTGGcgtcggtggtggtggtggcggcgaGGATGCGGGATTCAACTTTGAAGATGCCGCGGAGAATGACCCCGAGTTGGCCTTTGCCTTGCGCTTGtccttggaagaagagaagaatcgacaagaaaaggagaagcGTGAACGAGAGGCCGCCGAGGGCAAGACGGAGCTGGGTAATATCCCCGAGGAAGGTCAGGGCGAGTCCAGCAATGCCCAGGACAAGAAGGACGAGGACAAGATGGATACTGCTTAG
- a CDS encoding Transport protein particle subunit trs23 has translation MHSENQNQNPSIMVVELNRPFAPPPLGHFVRIAADIDPDPVDWLAIIMTVFSLIIINKAGGLIYQREYQAGLRSLSTNDYLVLAGTFHGVHAITRSITPKLPLAQSSPAVASPGGGNAPPAGFSFPNPGVVASGLEHLETEKFRLTCFQTLTGTKFLLFTDPMTGNVDTIMNKIYELYADYVMKNPFYQLEMPVRCEAFDRHLGAWLRGRT, from the exons tcctcctcccctcggCCACTTTGTCCGGATTGCCGCCGACATCGACCCCGACCCCGTCGACTGGCTGGCGATCATCAT GACCGTCTTTTccctgatcatcatcaacaaggcgGGTGGTCTGATCTATCAGCGTGAATACCAGGCCGGACTGCGCAGTCTCTCAACAAATGACTATCTCGTTCTCGCGGGCACCTTTCACGG tGTTCACGCCATCACTCGTTCGATCACGCCAAAGCTGCCTCTCGCCCAGAGTTCTCCCGCTGTCGCCTCTCCCGGTGGTGGCAATGCTCCTCCAGCCGGATTCAGCTTCCCCAATCCCGGGGTCGTCGCCTCGGGGTTGGAACATCTCGAGACGGAAAAGTTCCGATTGACCTGCTTCCAGACGCTGACGGGGACCAAGTTCCTACTTTTCACCGATCCGATGACGGGGAATGTCGATACGATCATGAACAAGATCTATGAGCTCTACGCCGACTACGTGATGAAGAATCCATTCTATCAGCTCGAGATGCCTGTGCGCTGTGAGGCGTTTGATCGACACTTGGGAGCGTGGCTGCGCGGGCGGACGTGA